In Aspergillus luchuensis IFO 4308 DNA, chromosome 1, nearly complete sequence, the following are encoded in one genomic region:
- a CDS encoding Fibronectin type III domain protein (COG:S;~EggNog:ENOG410PISW;~InterPro:IPR013783,IPR036116,IPR003961;~TransMembrane:1 (i21-42o);~go_function: GO:0005515 - protein binding [Evidence IEA]): MYEPLFLSFDAYPSVVPRVRVRGVMALFLAVTILWALIWLLYRAWQVCQTPNDVLVEKLGLDIPPPPEVTLEEITAREIRIAWKQPEFHNSIHKHIIQLNGIKVGESKRAETAVEILNLVPGSIYHICVLSVSAANFQTPSAIIHVRTKSLPLSQTQQNATVGNPTIRASIPRSTAGLAAPSAPVMSREHSGGQLQAKRSSAGRKPSPAASGTEVSHGHAEETQKSTTNDDHDETLEQLADRLKTLQHENETVEKQTTDEEEEHIALLKELEKQRDELKKRVKEKDEASGDLKKHVYKLESVNRTVQSEKAKRERLLQQKESERKKRKSDIVRWQERVENMNREAAESKEEKTRLEEEGKQRGDEIREKIAKEQAEMKVIDDEIQDKGGRVKKLEEERQTHQEADSEDGKELDRIDNERARQWEIKLSNLHARYATLVNLHTQAQQQYQEAQERLKWLTTQRTGSTGPFSLPALDLDLSNTATIRPRRHRSSLASNVSSPMNFTAIEPSFSGGISYNPPATGSPTFGPTSAFFNINNGMTLPSLSGQSDSTRGYSDMSLGNPQMSPRADALLPSDLLGDEESPELPRPAIRSRFSNLEQPSTALEFPHGPPSPDSTGSRPESLFASPENQTLPKDVESQPVNLDVGEAPKSASRRLSGLFGFHRPRGKTLADEPPLLGSLKPGQSQSFPRNLEEMDPIGARRRRLSYTGNWANPMSLFPRSNTAGVTTDSSSDHLPSRRAGISSIFSPSRFGFGSGHGLLKSSENSDHSTGYNQFSPRHDPIDPSSILGTVRRESLSPRPSSTFSFENQLPHPSTDNRHFGWPSAEKQGHRSPLGFDWTSPSTWSRVQSRRPSTQYGSSGHLPLGLTGEPDFLQDSFERQGRPLQAPIGTRPSSSHRPVTPKLNPAAPSFRTIFGKRSDKSKEKEAAKDRELDAPFDFHMEEGSPSESRTSRDSRSFSMYTGDSYESLERMPSAGSLDNGSSKESFIRKITRKGSSSKFSSWKDRSGLFSKKGDPSQGDIDEDAHSEAMLAKSVDSTVSSAPSADRSTRSSLGFFSRMSRKSDKAASETSERPSEHVSEAEDEEAAEEIHA; encoded by the exons ATGTATGAGCCGTTGTTTCTCTCCTTCGACGCCTACCCCAGCGTAGTTCCCCGAGTGAGGGTGCGAGGCGTCATGGCTCTCTTCCTGGCTGTCACCATTCTCTGGGCTCTGATCTG GCTACTGTACCGTGCGTGGCAGGTCTGCCAGACCCCCAACGACGTCCTAGTTGAAAAGCTCGGTCTGGATATTCCTCCGCCACCAGAGGTCACCCTCGAAGAGATTACCGCCCGTGAAATTCGCATCGCCTGGAAACAACCCGAATTTCACAATTCCATCCACAAGCACATCATCCAATTGAACGGCATTAAGG TGGGCGAATCGAAACGAGCGGAAACTGCAGTCGAAATCCTGAACTTGGTTCCCGGAAGTATCTATCATATCTGCGTTCTTTCAGTTAGCGCTGCGAACTTCCAAACCCCAAGTGCAATCATCCATGTGCGCACAAAGTCTCTGCCCTTGTCGCAAACCCAACAGAATGCTACGGTCGGCAATCCTACCATTCGGGCGTCCATCCCCCGGTCTACCGCTGGTCTCGCTGCCCCCTCGGCGCCTGTGATGTCTCGGGAGCACAGCGGAGGACAGCTCCAAGCCAAGCGATCTTCAGCCGGGCGGAAACCGTCTCCTGCAGCGAGCGGGACGGAGGTCTCGCATGGCCATGCGGAGGAGACACAAAAGAGCACCACGAACGACGATCACGACGAGACTCTCGAACAACTTGCCGACCGATTGAAAACCCTGCAGCACGAGAACGAGACCGTCGAGAAGCAAACtaccgatgaagaagaggagcacATTGCTCTTCTGAAGGAACTTGAGAAACAGCGTGACGAACTGAAAAAGCGGGTCAAAGAAAAGGATGAAGCGAGCGGCGACCTGAAGAAGCACGTTTACAAACTGGAAAGTGTCAATCGTACAGTGCAGAGTGAGAAGGCGAAGCGTGAAAGACTCCTGCAGCAGAAGGAGTCTGAGCGTAAGAAGCGCAAGTCCGATATCGTCCGGTGGCAGGAGCGGGTTGAGAACATGAACCGTGAAGCAGCGGAgtcgaaagaggaaaagacacggctggaagaggagggaaagcaGCGCGGAGATGAGATTCGGGAGAAGATTGCCAAGGAGCAGGCAGAGATGAAGGTCATCGATGACGAAATCCAAGACAAGGGCGGGCGTGTCaagaagctggaggaggagaggcaaACCCACCAGGAAGCAGATAGCGAGGATGGAAAGGAGTTGGATCGCATTGACAATGAGCGAGCCCGCCAGTGGGAGATCAAATTGAGCAATCTTCACGCTCGCTATGCTACCCTTGTCAACCTCCATACCCAG GCTCAGCAGCAGTACCAAGAAGCGCAGGAGCGCCTGAAGTGGCTAACTACCCAACGTACCGGCAGCACAGGacccttttctctcccagCTCTCGATCTTGATCTCTCCAACACTGCAACTATTCGCCCACGTCGACACCGCAGCTCACTCGCCAGTAATGTCTCATCTCCGATGAATTTCACGGCCATCGAGCCTTCATTCTCAGGTGGCATTAGCTACAACCCTCCTGCCACTGGGTCTCCCACCTTTGGCCCGACTTCtgccttcttcaacatcaacaatggaATGACCCTCCCGAGCCTTTCGGGCCAGTCGGATAGTACGCGGGGATACTCGGATATGTCGCTTGGAAACCCTCAAATGAGCCCTCGCGCCGACGCACTTCTTCCGTCCGATCTACTCGGAGACGAGGAGTCGCCCGAACTCCCCCGTCCGGCCATCCGTTCTCGCTTTTCCAACCTCGAACAACCAAGCACTGCGCTAGAGTTTCCTCATGGGCCACCTTCGCCAGACTCTACCGGAAGCAGGCCGGAAAGCCTCTTCGCTAGTCCGGAGAACCAGACCCTGCCCAAAGATGTTGAATCGCAACCGGTGAATTTGGATGTAGGCGAGGCGCCGAAAAGTGCGTCGCGCAGGCTTTCGGGGCTCTTTGGCTTCCACCGTCCTCGCGGCAAGACATTGGCAGACGAGCCACCTCTACTGGGCAGTTTGAAACCAGGACAAAGTCAGTCGTTCCCCCGTaatctggaggagatggatccCATAGGGGCTAGACGTCGTCGGCTGAGCTATACAGGCAACTGGGCGAACCCGATGTCTCTGTTCCCCAGGAGCAACACAGCAGGTGTTACAACAGACAGCTCTTCCGATCATCTTCCCTCGCGTCGCGCAGGCATCTCCAGCATTTTCTCACCCAGCCGGTTTGGATTCGGCAGCGGACACGGTCTGCTCAAATCGAGTGAAAACTCCGATCATAGCACAGGATACAACCAGTTCAGTCCTCGTCATGACCCCATCGatccttcctccatcttgggCACAGTGCGCCGGGAATCGTTGTCTCCGCGGCCCTCATCGACCTTCTCTTTCGAAAACCagcttcctcatccctccaCCGATAATCGTCACTTCGGTTGGCCATCGGCAGAAAAGCAAGGCCATCGAAGTCCTTTGGGGTTTGATTGGACTTCCCCATCGACCTGGTCTCGGGTGCAGTCGCGCCGGCCATCTACACAGTACGGCTCATCGGGTCACCTACCTTTGGGCCTTACTGGGGAGCCAGATTTTCTCCAAGATTCGTTCGAGAGACAAGGTCGGCCATTGCAGGCGCCGATCGGTACAcggccatcatcttctcatcgGCCAGTCACTCCAAAATTGAATCCTGCTGCACCTTCCTTTAGGACCATCTTCGGGAAGCGGTCGGACAAGagcaaagagaaggaggcagCGAAAGACCGAGAGCTAGATGCTCCTTTTGACTTCCACATGGAAGAAGGCTCCCCGTCTGAATCGCGCACCTCGCGGGATTCTCGCTCTTTCTCTATGTACACAGGCGACTCGTATGAATCCTTGGAACGTATGCCCTCCGCAGGCTCGCTGGATAATGGAAGCTCGAAAGAGTCATTCATTCGTAAGATCACCCGAAAGGGCAGCTCCAGCAAGTTCAGTTCCTGGAAGGACCGGTCAGGGCTTTTCTCCAAGAAGGGTGACCCTTCGCAAGGCGACATTGACGAAGACGCACATAGCGAGGCGATGCTTGCCAAGAGTGTGGACAGCACCGTGTCCAGCGCCCCTTCGGCAGACCGATCAACTCGCAGCAGCCTGGGATTCTTTAGCCGCATGTCCAGGAAATCCGATAAGGCCGCCAGTGAGACGAGTGAGCGCCCCAGTGAGCATGTTAGCGaggcggaggatgaagaggcagcGGAGGAGATCCACGCATGA
- a CDS encoding putative lipin Smp2 (BUSCO:EOG092636Y6;~COG:I,N;~EggNog:ENOG410Q74I;~InterPro:IPR031315,IPR007651,IPR036412,IPR026058, IPR013209;~PFAM:PF08235,PF04571): MQYVRSISGSVSKTWNSINPATLSGAIDVIVIEQEDGTLACSPFHVRFGKFSLLRPYEKKVEFSVNGVKQDYAMKLGEGGEAFFVFETTDEIPASLQTSPLVSPSSSPKMRSEENLPPSLQEPDYLDLDRSSTGNLDGKSSTALPVLSRSMRASSDLGTLTPLSRSPDDSSLGRSRHGSFGDTPTKIDRTATDTVLLTKSRSNSVSVADQVYGMQSSGASATSDDLGQDGRSRSPPPLTPEEAMSRAVSLSKKLSGSNIPSHVTETGDLMLDMTGYKSSEEDALRAEVLARKILAEELEGPYDIGALIGADEHGNLWIYSSEEAKEAANRRATFNAMRPGSAMSEHAISDPGYHSDSDKSLQDKPLPSRHYRTQSDVQPGFPTPPQSPTTEAQEPTRNYAKTLRLTSNQLKALNLKPGANSMSFSVNRATCTATMYLWNGNIPIVISDIDGTITKSDALGHVLNMIGRDWTHAGVAKLYTDIVNNGYNIMYLTSRSVGQADTTRAYLYGVNQDGWRLPKGPVIMSPDRTMAALRREIYLRKPEVFKMACLRDILNLFNGKENPFYAGFGNRLTDALSYRSVNIPSTRIFTINSNAEVVLDLLSLNKYKSSYVSMTELLDHFFPPVSLLVQAGGEEYTDFTYWREPPPDLEDFSCTDSEAEEGDQEEEEDEEEEDEEYDGELSDEEASDVDEDEAGEELGASYISQDSVDGSELVDSLNLHAADEEEIEDEDEIASEEELDPPRPSQSNSGSPKR, translated from the exons ATGCAGTACGTCCGAAGTATCAGTGGTTCCGTCTCCAAGACGTGGAACTCCATCAATCCAGCCACCTTGAGCGGGGCAATCGATGTGATCGTGATTGAACAAGAGGATG GAACTTTGGCTTGTTCACCTTTCCATGTTCGATTCGGCAAATTCTCTTTGCTCCGCCCGTACGAGAAGAAG GTGGAATTTTCCGTAAATGGTGTCAAGCAAGACTATGCGATGAAGCTGGGCGAAGGCGGAGAggccttctttgtctttgagACAACAGACGAGATCCCCGCCTCGTTGCAGACTTCGCCCCTGGTTTCTccaagcagcagccccaAGATGCGCAGTGAGGAGAACCTCCCTCCATCGCTTCAGGAACCCGATTATTTGGATCTCGATCGATCATCTACGGGCAATCTAGATGGAAAATCTTCAACAGCCCTTCCGGTGCTGTCGAGGAGTATGCGGGCATCGAGCGATTTAG GTACCCTTACTCCTCTTTCACGGTCGCCGGATGACTCCAGTCTGGGCAGGTCCCGACATGGCTCTTTCGGCGATACTCCCACCAAAATCGACCGAACGGCTACGGATACAGTGCTGTTGACTAAGAGCCGCTCCAACAGTGTCAGCGTAGCGGACCAAGTATATGGGATGCAGTCCTCTGGCGCCAGCGCCACGAGCGATGATCTGGGCCAGGATGGTCGTTCGCGAAGCCCTCCGCCATTAACTCCCGAAGAGGCGATGTCTCGTGCCGTCTCGCTATCGAAGAAACTCTCCGGATCGAATATTCCGTCTCACGTCACCGAAACAGGAGACCTCATGCTCGATATGACCGGGTACAAGAGCAGCGAAGAGGACGCTCTGCGAGCGGAAGTTCTTGCGCGGAAGATCCTTGcagaggagttggagggccCCTATGACATTGGGGCTCTCATCGGGGCCGACGAACATGGGAACTTGTGGATCTACAGTAGCGAAGAAGCAAAGGAGGCTGCCAATCGCCGCGCCACCTTTAATGCGATGCGACCAGGCTCCGCCATGAGCGAGCATGCCATCTCCGACCCAGGATATCACAGTGACAGCGACAAGTCTCTGCAGGACAAGCCGCTACCCAGCCGGCACTATCGCACCCAGTCTGATGTCCAACCCGGCTTCCCAACCCCGCCGCAGTCACCGACGACAGAAGCCCAAGAGCCAACTCGAAACTATGCAAAGACCCTCCGTCTCACGAGTAATCAGCTGAAGGCCCTGAACTTGAAGCCTGGGGCGAACAGCATGTCGTTCAGCGTCAACCGGGCTACGTGCACGGCAACGATGTATCTGTGGAACGGGAATATTCCCATTGTAATCTCCGATATTGACGGAACCATCACCAA GTCTGATGCCCTGGGCCATGTGTTGAACATGATTGGCCGTGACTGGACGCATGCTGGAGTGGCCAAGTTGTATACTGACATTGTCAACAACGGCTACAACATCATGTACCTTACAAGTCGATCAGTTGGCCAGGCAGATACGACGCGGGCCTACTTGTATGGAGTAAACCAGGACGGCTGGCGACTGCCTAAGGGGCCGGTCATCATGAGTCCCGATCGAACCATGGCAGCACTCCGACGAGAAATCTACCTGAGGAAGCCCGAGGTGTTCAAGATGGCTTGCTTGCGGGATATCTTGAACTTGTTTAATGGGAAAGAGAATCCCTTCTACGCCGGGTTCGGCAATCGTCTTACTGATGCGCTGAGTTACCGGTCGGTGAACATTCCATCCACCAGGATCTTCACGATCAATTCGAATGCCGAGGTCGTCCTGGACCTTCTTAGTCTTAATAAGTACAAGAGCAGTTACGTTTCGATGACGGAGCTGCTGGACCATTTCTTCCCGCCGGTGAGTCTGCTGGTCCAGGCTGGCGGCGAAGAATATACCGACTTTACCTATTGGAGAGAGCCTCCGCCGGACTTGGAGGACTTTTCCTGCACAGACAGcgaagcggaggaaggagaccaagaggaggaggaagacgaggaagaggaggacgaggagtaTGACGGGGAGCtgagcgacgaggaagcaAGTGatgtcgacgaggatgaagccgGAGAAGAGCTCGGGGCGAGCTACATCTCGCAGGACTCGGTCGATGGATCTGAACTGGTGGACAGTCTCAATCTCCATGctgccgatgaagaagagatcgaggacgaagatgagatcGCCTCGGAAGAGGAGTTGGaccctcctcgtccaagcCAATCCAATTCTGGCTCTCCCAAACGCTGA